The nucleotide window AATGCAGCCTTCAAAAAGTCCCAGGCCTCTGTTTTCCAAATGTCATCAAGGACAATCaaacattttcttttcattttggagACGAGAAAGCCTCCCTGGTATTTCGTCATCCTtcaaatttttgatttcttctctctcctcttttgtaGGGGAAATAAGTTTGACATATATCCTCTCCAAGACATCCCTGACTTGATATTGTTGAGATATACAAACCCAAGCCAAACAATCAAAATGGTCTGTTACCTCTTTGTGATGATAAACTTGTTTAGCAATAGTTGTCTTCCCAGATCCGCCCATCCCAATAATAGAAACAACTCGGTGGCGATGCTCTTCCTTCACCAAATGCCCAACCAATTCATGGACGGAATCCTCTAGCCCGACCACATTACGATCAATAACATGAGTGTAAGTTCGCCTCAGTAGTTGTTGTCCTTCACACAATTGGAGGGAAGTAGAGGAATCCCTTATCTCCTTGATACCATAAGTTTGCAAGTTCTGCTTCAAATCAGAAATCGTGATAGTAATTACCCCAATTTCTGACCCAATCTTGTAACGGCGAACTCCTTCAACGAAGATGCACCCCAACCTCTTCAAAACATTCTTTATACCTCCTTTCCTCTTGGAATCCACCTTCAAGACAAAAGCTTCAATGACATCCTCCAAATCATAAGCAGCATCTCTAATTTCGGCAACAAAAATGCGTATTGCCTCACTATCTCGTCGCTTTGCGTCTGCATCTTTGAGGAAGCCCCTGATGAATAGTAGGTCTCTGTGTGCTCGCCTAACTTGATCCCCAACTCCGGACAAGGATCTGCCTTCTTGAATGATGAAGTCACCAACTCTTT belongs to Rosa chinensis cultivar Old Blush chromosome 4, RchiOBHm-V2, whole genome shotgun sequence and includes:
- the LOC112198773 gene encoding putative disease resistance protein At1g50180, which translates into the protein MTEAVVSFLVERVGDFIIQEGRSLSGVGDQVRRAHRDLLFIRGFLKDADAKRRDSEAIRIFVAEIRDAAYDLEDVIEAFVLKVDSKRKGGIKNVLKRLGCIFVEGVRRYKIGSEIGVITITISDLKQNLQTYGIKEIRDSSTSLQLCEGQQLLRRTYTHVIDRNVVGLEDSVHELVGHLVKEEHRHRVVSIIGMGGSGKTTIAKQVYHHKEVTDHFDCLAWVCISQQYQVRDVLERIYVKLISPTKEEREEIKNLKDDEIPGRLSRLQNEKKMFDCP